In Brassica rapa cultivar Chiifu-401-42 chromosome A06, CAAS_Brap_v3.01, whole genome shotgun sequence, a single window of DNA contains:
- the LOC103875340 gene encoding uncharacterized protein LOC103875340: MDGLLTDEERLTRSDSVGKKRVRDELDELVINSPDVKRLRDDLFDDSGHDPATQDLDSLMKSFEEELSNTTTVQDSGEALPDLGYLFEASDDELGLPPPPPPPSTLLPPSSEETKETELVRASSGVGEPVTGFGSFELDDGLFEYSDVCLDSGDLFSWRPETLPAE; the protein is encoded by the coding sequence ATGGACGGTTTACTGACCGACGAGGAGAGGCTAACTCGGAGTGACTCGGTTGGTAAGAAGCGAGTCAGAGACGAGTTGGATGAGCTAGTTATCAACTCGCCTGATGTAAAGCGGTTGAGAGACGATTTGTTCGATGACTCGGGTCATGACCCAGCCACTCAAGATCTCGACTCGTTGATGAAGAGCTTCGAGGAAGAGTTGTCGAACACGACGACGGTGCAAGACTCCGGCGAGGCTCTGCCGGATCTCGGATATCTTTTCGAAGCTTCCGACGACGAACTGGGTTTGCCTCCTCCGCCACCGCCACCGTCAACGCTTCTTCCTCCGTCGTCTGAGGAAACAAAGGAGACGGAGTTGGTACGAGCGTCGTCGGGAGTCGGCGAGCCTGTTACGGGTTTTGGATCTTTCGAGCTGGATGATGGGCTGTTCGAATATTCCGATGTTTGTTTAGATTCCGGTGACCTGTTTTCATGGCGGCCGGAAACTCTACCGGCGGAGTAA
- the LOC103875341 gene encoding dihydrolipoyllysine-residue acetyltransferase component 4 of pyruvate dehydrogenase complex, chloroplastic, whose product MALSSSSFLSTPSLPNSKSTISFASSVSPAPIPSLRRVVFRSHRREMTVRSKIREIFMPALSSTMTEGKIVSWLKTEGEKLAKGQSVVVVESDKADMDVETFYDGYLAAIVVGEGETAPVGAAIGLLAETEAEIEEAKSKAASKSSSAAVAPSPPPPATSSPAPAISQPAPVAAGSDGPRKTVATPYAKKLAKQHKVDIGSVAGTGPFGRITASDVEAAAGIAPSVAPPPPPPPAAPTATTAKATTTSSPPLLPDSSVVPFTAMQSAVSKNMIESLSVPTFRVGYPVNTDALDALYEKVKPKGVTMTALLAKAAGMALAQHPVVNASCKDGKSFTYNSNINVAVAVAINGGLITPVLQDADKLDLYLLSQKWKELVGKARSKQLQPHEYNSGTFTLSNLGMFGVDRFDAILPPGQGAIMAVGASKPTVVADKDGFFSVKNKMMVNVTADHRIVYGADLAAFLQTFAKIVENPDSLTL is encoded by the exons ATGGcgctctcttcttcctcgttcCTATCGACGCCTTCTCTCCCCAACTCCAAATCCACCATTTCATTCGCTTCCTCCGTCTCCCCAGCCCCCATCCCCTCCCTCCGCCGCGTCGTTTTCCGCTCTCACCGCAGAGAGATGACAGTCAGATCCAAAATCAGAGAAATCTTCATGCCGGCGCTCTCTTCCACCATGACGGAAGGGAAGATTGTATCCTGGCTCAAGACGGAAGGCGAGAAGCTCGCGAAGGGACAGAGCGTAGTCGTCGTGGAGTCCGATAAGGCCGATATGGACGTGGAAACGTTCTACGACGGTTACCTCGCCGCAATCGTCGTCGGAGAAGGAGAGACGGCTCCCGTAGGCGCTGCGATCGGGTTGCTTGCGGAGACTGAGGCTGAAATCGAAGAAGCTAAGAGCAAAGCCGCCTCGAAATCCTCCTCCGCCGCTGTtgctccttctcctcctcctccggctaCTTCATCTCCCGCGCCGGCGATCTCTCAGCCTGCTCCGGTGGCGGCAGGGTCAGATGGTCCGAGGAAGACCGTAGCGACGCCTTACGCTAAGAAGCTCGCGAAGCAGCACAAAGTGGATATCGGATCCGTTGCGGGAACTGGACCGTTCGGTAGGATCACGGCTTCTGACGTGGAGGCGGCGGCTGGAATCGCTCCCTCCGTGGCACCaccgcctcctcctcctcctgctgCACCAACAGCTACGACGGCGAAGGCTACAACAACTAGCTCGCCTCCTCTGTTGCCTGACTCCAGCGTTGTTCCCTTCACAGCAATGCAATCTGCAGTATCCAAAAACATGATCGAGAGCCTCTCTGTTCCAACGTTCCGTGTTGGTTATCCAGTGAACACTGATGCTCTTGATGCACTCTACGAGAAGGTGAAGCCAAAGGGTGTAACAATGACTGCGTTATTGGCTAAAGCTGCAGGGATGGCTCTTGCTCAGCATCCTGTGGTGAACGCAAGCTGCAAAGATGGCAAGAGTTTTACTTACAATAGTAACATTAACGTTGCCGTTGCTGTTGCTATCAATGGCGGGTTGATTACTCCTGTTCTGCAAGATGCTGATAAG TTGGATTTATACTTGTTATCTCAAAAATGGAAAGAGCTGGTTGGGAAAGCTAGGAGCAAGCAATTGCAACCTCATGAATACAACTCTG GAACTTTCACTTTATCTAATCTCGGAATGTTTGGAGTGGATAGATTTGATGCTATTCTTCCTCCAGGACAG GGTGCTATAATGGCTGTTGGAGCGTCAAAACCAACTGTAGTTGCTGATAAAGATGGTTTCTTCAGTGTGAAAAACAAAATGATG GTGAATGTTACAGCAGATCATCGCATTGTGTATGGAGCTGACTTAGCTGCTTTCCTTCAGACCTTTGCAAAGATCGTTGAGAATCCAGATAGCTTAACCTTGTAG
- the LOC103875343 gene encoding heavy metal-associated isoprenylated plant protein 6, with amino-acid sequence MTKTGFVMYLLCSTYVMESDSKSLVYNFYHIIIFRVISKSRVFLTTHFTERSMSGKPRQCCVVMRINLDCNACCRKVRRIVINMKGIDTHMIEKKEDRIIVCGRFRPSDVVVKLQKKMKRRVEILEVEDLTGGEEGFHDHEPPYEPDHEYSEQQPDHMTMPFLF; translated from the exons ATGACAAAAACCGGTTTTGTCATGTATCTTCTCTGCTCAACCTATGTTATGGAATCAGATTCCAAAAGCTTAGTCTataacttttatcatataataatcTTTCGTGTTATTTCAAAATCTCGTGTTTTCTTGACCACACATTTCACAGAACGTTCCATGTCGGGAAAGCCGAGGCAATGTTGTGTTGTGATGCGGATTAATTTGGATTGCAATGCCTGTTGTAGAAAAGTAAGAAGAATTGTCATCAATATGAAAG GGATTGATACACACATGATCGAGAAAAAGGAAGACAGGATAATTGTCTGTGGACGATTTAGACCGTCAGATGTTGTAGTAAAACTGCAGAAGAAGATGAAACGGAGGGTCGAGATTCTTGAAGTTGAAGATCTCACCGGCGGAGAAGAAGGATTCCATGACCATGAGCCACCATACGAACCGGATCATGAATATTCCGAACAACAACCTGATCACATGACCATGCCATTCTTGTTTTAG
- the LOC103848596 gene encoding uncharacterized protein LOC103848596 isoform X1, whose product MGDSVPLKLALPELKYPIGSQPREKSAINQYSGSEYISIVKSILKPDEMMRVRGSFLGPIIKLSERGLKLSGKIVYAILTRSIVSVKENEAWFHFAAQPMRFSIREFHMMTGLKCSGALEGPRREPERFNWELLKGRSHKLSDVVDQLRNTREDASEERVCLAMLILVESILLRKSKGGSFPLEYAKNAQDMTYPWGKEAYIVLLKSIQNAVANHLENKSKFELQGYPLVFLLWILESIPLLRNKFSKCVPTVEVPGPTYLCEKYTEIENPSLDRVLQVEADTKLKVHCILPSIPHDPEDDISIEDKYSDELETVKDVTKKGYKITADDWENRCVDTFDTLDALIQMMANKETGQASTPIDEDSVNEKVNRIITVMEENLKSMKDRMSLLEEENIHLRARVSELEGNSNVSPTNVTQKRSSGTSLSPMSHTQPSSGTPLSPMSHTQPSSETPLSPMSQQPNLTHEETMIESAASPKSQQNEDYTQSSSETPLSPMSQQPNLTNEDTMNESDDETPALDTQVFSPNLTKERETQTSTDETPPKTNQGEGKPDDEIVIESPAAQTQVLQKETLEMNETPSSPISPKSIEAQVFTPIQKQQTVTEETYEATQPLTEIISANNKKEDTHAVHYRPSSPLSSLIALVIEENKNALSETETATQYFSTSEGEHSQSSRKNQEEEYLKDTTEATTELVSTDVSKTQPLTPQTQHLQTSEGDQSDETPSEQNQAEENLKDTTEPTTELVSTDVSKMPPITLQTEHLQTSAIDFSETNEVEVSRLLAHFQIGAEVEILSTDDEIWYPGKVVDLKLCEGLEELTVEYTTLFTDQHRLQKLQDTITADKIRPATPTSDQKSFEMMDKVEAFYNNGWSSGQISMVLGDNTYSVCLYTSMETILFKHSDLRIHREWKDGVWKMADKVKPDKKRKAAASSQNSGLDNVFLRRSERVPKRSRDTKTPFKSDRNPALTVIPEIIPAVDPFSTPAENKLSRLQNWMTLKPGMHETSLSINDNKIRKSFFQSMENAKKDLKKEHIDGAFAMLNCRRNENAAWFHNYKIPKACFLPMEFLHCLLSDDLAYKKEKVKGKKIFNDLFKDTVRGKVYPEKTWGEDVDVVYGITLGKKSNVWIGMEIHLKKKRITVYDCFQKESNSIDIPQVKKLAVLISNLLVESSGDEVDKVKMIPFEIEQAQGLPKTKHPFNCGIFLVKILECQSLKIGDMTKINDDNALELRRTLSCEIFNQFVDESFGK is encoded by the exons atgggAGATTCAGTACCTCTAAAACTAGCACTGCCAGAGCTGAAGTATCCTATTGGTTCACAGCCAAGGGAAAAGTCAGCAATCAACCAATACTCCGGCTCAGAGTATATCTCTATTGTCAAAAGCATCCTAAAACCAGATGAGATGATGAGAGTCCGGGGATCATTTCTGGGACCTATAATAAAGCTCAGTGAGAGAGGATTGAAGTTATCAGGAAAGATAGTCTACGCCATTCTCACTAGAAGCATCGTTTCTGTCAAGGAGAATGAAGCCTGGTTCCATTTCGCTGCGCAGCCAATGaggttctctataagagaattTCATATGATGACAGGCTTGAAATGTAGTGGTGCATTAGAAGGACCACGAAGGGAACCCGAGAGGTTTAATTGGGAATTGCTAAAGGGGCGTAGTCATAAGTTAAGTGACGTGGTGGACcagctcagaaacacaagagaagatgcttctgaGGAGAGAGTATGCCTCGCAATGCTCATCCTGGTAGAGAGCATATTATTGCGGAAGAGCAAAGGAGGGAGTTTTCCTTTGGAATATGCGAAAAATGCACAGGATATGACATATCCATGGGGAAAAGAGGCTTACATTGTGCTCCTGAAGTCAATTCAAAACGCTGTGGCGAATCATTTGGAGAATAAATCCAAATTTGAGTTGCAAGGTTATCCTCTAGTATTCCTTCTTTGGATACTAGAGTCGATTCCTTTGCTAAGGAATAAGTTCAGTAAGTGTGTACCAACAGTTGAGGTTCCTGGGCCGACTTACTTGTGTGAAAAATACACTGAGATAGAGAATCCATCACTTGATAGGGTTTTACAGGTTGAAGCTGATACAAAG CTGAAGGTCCATTGCATACTACCTTCTATTCCTCATGATCCAGAAGATGATATCTCCATTGAAGACAAATATAGTGACGAGTTGGAAACAGTGAAAGATGTAACAAAGAAAGGGTACAAGATTACAGCCGATGACTGGGAAAATAGGTGTGTAGACACATTTGACACATTGGATGCTCTTATTCAAATGATGGCAAATAAGGAGACTGGCCAAGCCTCTACTCCGATTGATGAGGATTCAGTAAATGAAAAAGTGAACAGGATCATCACGGTAATGGAGGAGAATCTGAAGAGCATGAAGGATCGAATGTCATTactggaagaagaaaacatacatCTTAGAGCTCGTGTGTCAGAGTTGGAAGGAAACAGCAATGTTTCTCCCACTAACGTGACACAAAAG CGATCCAGTGGGACatctttatctccaatgtctcacacGCAACCATCCAGTGggacacctttatctccaatgtctcacacgcaaccatcgagtgagacacctttatctccaatgtctcaacagcctaatttgacacatgag gagACAATGATTGAATCAGCTGCATCTCCAAAGTCTCAACAAAATGAG gaTTACACGCAATCATCGAGTGAGacgcctttatctccaatgtctcaacagcctaatttgacaaatgag GACACAATGAATGAATCAGATGATGAAACTCCTGCCCTTGATACACAAGTATTCTCTCCTAATCTGACAAAAGAG AGGGAAACACAAACCTCTACTGATGAAACGCcacccaaaactaatcaaggagaaggaaaaccagatgatgag attgtgatTGAGTCACCTGCTGCTCAGACTCAAGTTTTGCAAAAAGAAACACTGGAAATGAATgagacaccttcttctccaatatctccaaagagtattgaggctcaagtttttactccaattcagaaacagcag acGGTAACAGAGGAAACGTATGAGGCTACACAGCCATTGACTGAGATCATTTCAGCAAACAATAAAAAG GAGGATACACATGCTGTGCATTACAGACCTTCCTCTCCATTGTCTTCACTAATTGCACTAGTtattgaagaaaataagaatgctttg agtgagacagaaactgcgacccaatatttttctacaagtGAAGGAGAGCATTCACAATCAAGCAggaagaatcaagaagaagaatatctcaaggatactacagaagctactactgagctagtttccacaGATGTTTCGAAGACACAGCCTCTTACTCCGCAAACACAGCACCTTCAGACAAGTGAGGGAGATCAATCCGATGAGACACCATCAGAGCAGAATCAAGCAGAAGAAAATCTCAAGGATACTACAGAACCTActactgagctagtttccacaGATGTTTCGAAGATGCCGCCTATTACTCTGCAAACAGAGCATCTTCAGACAAGTGCTATAGATTTTTCAGAAACAAACGAG gTTGAAGTAAGCAGGCTTCTAGCTCACTTTCAAATAGGCGCAGAGGTTGAGATTTTGTCTACTGATGACGAAATATGGTATCCAGGAAAGGTTGTTGATCTTAAACTGTGTGAAGGACTAGAGGAGCTGACAGTTGAGTACACGACACTCTTCACAGACCAACATAGACTTCAGAAACTTCAGGATACTATCACGGCTGACAAAATACGTCCTGCAACACCAACTAGTGACCAAAAATCCTTTGAGATGATGGATAAGGTAGAAGCCTTCTACAACAATGGCTGGAGCAGCGGACAAATTAGCATGGTACTTGGTGATAACACATACTCGGTGTGTCTCTATActtctatggaaactattctatTCAAACATTCAGATTTGCGAATTCATAGAGAATGGAAAGATGGAGTCTGGAAGATGGCAGATAAG GTGAAGCCtgataagaaaaggaaagctgCTGCCTCATCACAAAATTCAGGATTGgataatgttttcctaagaaggAGCGAGAGGGTGCCTAAACGATCTAGAGACACAAAAACTCCATTCAAGTCTGACAGAAATCCGGCTTTAACTGTAATACCTGAGATTATACCTGCAGTTGATCCGTTTTCAACTCCTGCGGAAAATAAGCTTTCAAGGCTTCAAAATTGGATGACATTAAAGCCCGGCATGCATGAAAC GTCCCTATCAATCAATGATAATAAGATaaggaaatctttctttcaaagcatggaaaatgcaaaaaaggaccttaagaaagag cacaTTGATGGAGCCTTTGCAATGCTAAATTGCAGAAGAAATGAGAATGCTGCTTGGTTCCACAACTACAAGATTCCAAAGGCGTGCTTCCTACCTATGGAGTTCTTGCATTGCTTGCTCTCTGATGATTTGGcttacaagaaagaaaaggtCAAAGGTAAAAAGATTTTCAACGATTTATTTAAAGATACTGTGAGAGGGAAGGTATATCCAGAGAAGACATGGggagaagatgttgatgttgtGTATGGGATTACTCTTGGAAAAAAAAGCAATGTCTGGATTGGGATGGAAattcatttgaagaagaaaagaatcacagtatatgattgttttcaaaaggaaagcaaCAGCATTGATATTCCTCAAGTGAAAAAGTTGGCAG TGTTGATTTCTAATCTGCTGGTGGAATCTTCTGGTGATGAGGTAGATAAGGTGAAGATGATTCCATTTGAGATTGAGCAGGCACAAGGTTTACCCAAGACAAAACATCCTTTCAACTGTGGGATATTTCTTGTCAAGATTCTGGAGTGCCAGTCATTGAAGATAGGAGACATGACAAAGATTAATGATGACAATGCATTGGAGCTAAGGAGAACCTTGTCTTGTGAGATCTTCAACCAATTTGTGGATGAGAGCTTTGGGAAATGA
- the LOC103848596 gene encoding uncharacterized protein LOC103848596 isoform X2: MGDSVPLKLALPELKYPIGSQPREKSAINQYSGSEYISIVKSILKPDEMMRVRGSFLGPIIKLSERGLKLSGKIVYAILTRSIVSVKENEAWFHFAAQPMRFSIREFHMMTGLKCSGALEGPRREPERFNWELLKGRSHKLSDVVDQLRNTREDASEERVCLAMLILVESILLRKSKGGSFPLEYAKNAQDMTYPWGKEAYIVLLKSIQNAVANHLENKSKFELQGYPLVFLLWILESIPLLRNKFSKCVPTVEVPGPTYLCEKYTEIENPSLDRVLQVEADTKLKVHCILPSIPHDPEDDISIEDKYSDELETVKDVTKKGYKITADDWENRCVDTFDTLDALIQMMANKETGQASTPIDEDSVNEKVNRIITVMEENLKSMKDRMSLLEEENIHLRARVSELEGNSNVSPTNVTQKRSSGTSLSPMSHTQPSSGTPLSPMSHTQPSSETPLSPMSQQPNLTHEETMIESAASPKSQQNEDYTQSSSETPLSPMSQQPNLTNEDTMNESDDETPALDTQVFSPNLTKEKETETSTDERPSNPNQDGKPDDEIVIESPAAQTQVLQKETLEMNETPSSPISPKSIEAQVFTPIQKQQTVTEETYEATQPLTEIISANNKKEDTHAVHYRPSSPLSSLIALVIEENKNALSETETATQYFSTSEGEHSQSSRKNQEEEYLKDTTEATTELVSTDVSKTQPLTPQTQHLQTSEGDQSDETPSEQNQAEENLKDTTEPTTELVSTDVSKMPPITLQTEHLQTSAIDFSETNEVEVSRLLAHFQIGAEVEILSTDDEIWYPGKVVDLKLCEGLEELTVEYTTLFTDQHRLQKLQDTITADKIRPATPTSDQKSFEMMDKVEAFYNNGWSSGQISMVLGDNTYSVCLYTSMETILFKHSDLRIHREWKDGVWKMADKVKPDKKRKAAASSQNSGLDNVFLRRSERVPKRSRDTKTPFKSDRNPALTVIPEIIPAVDPFSTPAENKLSRLQNWMTLKPGMHETSLSINDNKIRKSFFQSMENAKKDLKKEHIDGAFAMLNCRRNENAAWFHNYKIPKACFLPMEFLHCLLSDDLAYKKEKVKGKKIFNDLFKDTVRGKVYPEKTWGEDVDVVYGITLGKKSNVWIGMEIHLKKKRITVYDCFQKESNSIDIPQVKKLAVLISNLLVESSGDEVDKVKMIPFEIEQAQGLPKTKHPFNCGIFLVKILECQSLKIGDMTKINDDNALELRRTLSCEIFNQFVDESFGK, encoded by the exons atgggAGATTCAGTACCTCTAAAACTAGCACTGCCAGAGCTGAAGTATCCTATTGGTTCACAGCCAAGGGAAAAGTCAGCAATCAACCAATACTCCGGCTCAGAGTATATCTCTATTGTCAAAAGCATCCTAAAACCAGATGAGATGATGAGAGTCCGGGGATCATTTCTGGGACCTATAATAAAGCTCAGTGAGAGAGGATTGAAGTTATCAGGAAAGATAGTCTACGCCATTCTCACTAGAAGCATCGTTTCTGTCAAGGAGAATGAAGCCTGGTTCCATTTCGCTGCGCAGCCAATGaggttctctataagagaattTCATATGATGACAGGCTTGAAATGTAGTGGTGCATTAGAAGGACCACGAAGGGAACCCGAGAGGTTTAATTGGGAATTGCTAAAGGGGCGTAGTCATAAGTTAAGTGACGTGGTGGACcagctcagaaacacaagagaagatgcttctgaGGAGAGAGTATGCCTCGCAATGCTCATCCTGGTAGAGAGCATATTATTGCGGAAGAGCAAAGGAGGGAGTTTTCCTTTGGAATATGCGAAAAATGCACAGGATATGACATATCCATGGGGAAAAGAGGCTTACATTGTGCTCCTGAAGTCAATTCAAAACGCTGTGGCGAATCATTTGGAGAATAAATCCAAATTTGAGTTGCAAGGTTATCCTCTAGTATTCCTTCTTTGGATACTAGAGTCGATTCCTTTGCTAAGGAATAAGTTCAGTAAGTGTGTACCAACAGTTGAGGTTCCTGGGCCGACTTACTTGTGTGAAAAATACACTGAGATAGAGAATCCATCACTTGATAGGGTTTTACAGGTTGAAGCTGATACAAAG CTGAAGGTCCATTGCATACTACCTTCTATTCCTCATGATCCAGAAGATGATATCTCCATTGAAGACAAATATAGTGACGAGTTGGAAACAGTGAAAGATGTAACAAAGAAAGGGTACAAGATTACAGCCGATGACTGGGAAAATAGGTGTGTAGACACATTTGACACATTGGATGCTCTTATTCAAATGATGGCAAATAAGGAGACTGGCCAAGCCTCTACTCCGATTGATGAGGATTCAGTAAATGAAAAAGTGAACAGGATCATCACGGTAATGGAGGAGAATCTGAAGAGCATGAAGGATCGAATGTCATTactggaagaagaaaacatacatCTTAGAGCTCGTGTGTCAGAGTTGGAAGGAAACAGCAATGTTTCTCCCACTAACGTGACACAAAAG CGATCCAGTGGGACatctttatctccaatgtctcacacGCAACCATCCAGTGggacacctttatctccaatgtctcacacgcaaccatcgagtgagacacctttatctccaatgtctcaacagcctaatttgacacatgag gagACAATGATTGAATCAGCTGCATCTCCAAAGTCTCAACAAAATGAG gaTTACACGCAATCATCGAGTGAGacgcctttatctccaatgtctcaacagcctaatttgacaaatgag GACACAATGAATGAATCAGATGATGAAACTCCTGCCCTTGATACACAAGTATTCTCTCCTAATCTGACAAAAGAG aaagaaacagaaacGTCTACCGATGAGAGGCCATCCAATCCTAATCAAGATGGAAAACCAGATGATGAG attgtgatTGAGTCACCTGCTGCTCAGACTCAAGTTTTGCAAAAAGAAACACTGGAAATGAATgagacaccttcttctccaatatctccaaagagtattgaggctcaagtttttactccaattcagaaacagcag acGGTAACAGAGGAAACGTATGAGGCTACACAGCCATTGACTGAGATCATTTCAGCAAACAATAAAAAG GAGGATACACATGCTGTGCATTACAGACCTTCCTCTCCATTGTCTTCACTAATTGCACTAGTtattgaagaaaataagaatgctttg agtgagacagaaactgcgacccaatatttttctacaagtGAAGGAGAGCATTCACAATCAAGCAggaagaatcaagaagaagaatatctcaaggatactacagaagctactactgagctagtttccacaGATGTTTCGAAGACACAGCCTCTTACTCCGCAAACACAGCACCTTCAGACAAGTGAGGGAGATCAATCCGATGAGACACCATCAGAGCAGAATCAAGCAGAAGAAAATCTCAAGGATACTACAGAACCTActactgagctagtttccacaGATGTTTCGAAGATGCCGCCTATTACTCTGCAAACAGAGCATCTTCAGACAAGTGCTATAGATTTTTCAGAAACAAACGAG gTTGAAGTAAGCAGGCTTCTAGCTCACTTTCAAATAGGCGCAGAGGTTGAGATTTTGTCTACTGATGACGAAATATGGTATCCAGGAAAGGTTGTTGATCTTAAACTGTGTGAAGGACTAGAGGAGCTGACAGTTGAGTACACGACACTCTTCACAGACCAACATAGACTTCAGAAACTTCAGGATACTATCACGGCTGACAAAATACGTCCTGCAACACCAACTAGTGACCAAAAATCCTTTGAGATGATGGATAAGGTAGAAGCCTTCTACAACAATGGCTGGAGCAGCGGACAAATTAGCATGGTACTTGGTGATAACACATACTCGGTGTGTCTCTATActtctatggaaactattctatTCAAACATTCAGATTTGCGAATTCATAGAGAATGGAAAGATGGAGTCTGGAAGATGGCAGATAAG GTGAAGCCtgataagaaaaggaaagctgCTGCCTCATCACAAAATTCAGGATTGgataatgttttcctaagaaggAGCGAGAGGGTGCCTAAACGATCTAGAGACACAAAAACTCCATTCAAGTCTGACAGAAATCCGGCTTTAACTGTAATACCTGAGATTATACCTGCAGTTGATCCGTTTTCAACTCCTGCGGAAAATAAGCTTTCAAGGCTTCAAAATTGGATGACATTAAAGCCCGGCATGCATGAAAC GTCCCTATCAATCAATGATAATAAGATaaggaaatctttctttcaaagcatggaaaatgcaaaaaaggaccttaagaaagag cacaTTGATGGAGCCTTTGCAATGCTAAATTGCAGAAGAAATGAGAATGCTGCTTGGTTCCACAACTACAAGATTCCAAAGGCGTGCTTCCTACCTATGGAGTTCTTGCATTGCTTGCTCTCTGATGATTTGGcttacaagaaagaaaaggtCAAAGGTAAAAAGATTTTCAACGATTTATTTAAAGATACTGTGAGAGGGAAGGTATATCCAGAGAAGACATGGggagaagatgttgatgttgtGTATGGGATTACTCTTGGAAAAAAAAGCAATGTCTGGATTGGGATGGAAattcatttgaagaagaaaagaatcacagtatatgattgttttcaaaaggaaagcaaCAGCATTGATATTCCTCAAGTGAAAAAGTTGGCAG TGTTGATTTCTAATCTGCTGGTGGAATCTTCTGGTGATGAGGTAGATAAGGTGAAGATGATTCCATTTGAGATTGAGCAGGCACAAGGTTTACCCAAGACAAAACATCCTTTCAACTGTGGGATATTTCTTGTCAAGATTCTGGAGTGCCAGTCATTGAAGATAGGAGACATGACAAAGATTAATGATGACAATGCATTGGAGCTAAGGAGAACCTTGTCTTGTGAGATCTTCAACCAATTTGTGGATGAGAGCTTTGGGAAATGA